Proteins encoded in a region of the Triticum dicoccoides isolate Atlit2015 ecotype Zavitan chromosome 3A, WEW_v2.0, whole genome shotgun sequence genome:
- the LOC119270499 gene encoding germin-like protein 1-3, translating into MAPKQLPAVLLAACATLLALAAPLLAGDPDMLQDFCVADYKSLVGPLRLNGFPCKRPENVTADDFFSAALAFPGNTGNPVGSMVTAANVEKLPGLNTLGVSMSRVDYAPWGVNPPHTHPRATEIIYVLEGSLDVGFVTTAGKLFARTVCKGELFVFPRGLVHYQKNNGGAPAMAISAFNSQLPGTQSLAVAMFGASPPVPTDVLARALQIDGGLVEAIKSKFPPK; encoded by the exons ATGGCGCCCAAGCAGCTCCCCGCCGTCCTCCTCGCCGCCTGTGCCACTCTTCTGGCCCTCGCCGCGCCGTTGCTCGCCGGCGACCCCGACATGCTCCAGGACTTCTGCGTCGCCGACTACAAATCCCTGGTAGGCC CACTACGTCTGAACGGGTTCCCGTGCAAGAGGCCGGAGAACGTGACGGCGGACGACTTCTTCTCGGCCGCGCTGGCATTCCCGGGCAACACCGGCAACCCGGTCGGCTCCATGGTGACGGCGGCGAACGTGGAGAAGCTCCCGGGGCTCAACACGCTGGGCGTCTCCATGTCCCGCGTGGACTACGCGCCGTGGGGCGTGAACCCGCCGCACACCCACCCACGTGCCACCGAGATCATCTACGTGCTTGAGGGCTCCCTCGACGTCGGCTTCGTCACCACTGCCGGCAAGCTCTTCGCCCGCACCGTCTGCAAGGGTGAGCTTTTCGTCTTCCCCCGCGGCCTCGTCCACTACCAGAAGAACAACGGCGGTGCGCCGGCCATGGCGATCTCGGCATTCAACAGTCAGCTGCCGGGCACGCAGTCCCTCGCCGTGGCGATGTTCGGTGCCTCGCCACCGGTGCCCACCGACGTGCTAGCCCGAGCGCTCCAGATCGACGGCGGCCTGGTGGAGGCCATCAAGTCCAAGTTCCCGCCAAAGTAA